In the genome of Bacillota bacterium, one region contains:
- a CDS encoding putative sulfate exporter family transporter, which produces MLGEGALRVASVVKVAQNCLIGLVAAALAAAGDGRRGLCVIVDAWRRFPRFLLGFFGASVVASAGWLSPQALHSVAHLRNWFLALGFVCLGFTGVGVALPRGSRRAAAVFLLATAFSTAVSLGYSWLLFSR; this is translated from the coding sequence CATGCTGGGGGAGGGGGCGCTGCGGGTCGCCTCGGTCGTCAAGGTGGCGCAGAACTGCCTCATCGGCCTGGTGGCGGCCGCCCTGGCCGCTGCGGGCGACGGCCGCCGCGGGCTTTGCGTCATCGTTGACGCGTGGCGGCGCTTCCCGCGCTTTCTGCTGGGCTTCTTCGGCGCCTCCGTCGTGGCGTCTGCGGGATGGCTCTCCCCGCAGGCGCTGCACTCCGTGGCGCACCTGCGCAACTGGTTCCTGGCGTTGGGGTTCGTTTGCCTGGGGTTCACGGGGGTCGGCGTGGCGCTGCCGAGGGGAAGCCGCAGGGCGGCCGCGGTGTTCCTGCTGGCCACCGCCTTCAGCACGGCCGTTTCGCTGGGGTATTCGTGGCTGCTGTTCTCCCGCTGA
- a CDS encoding CoA pyrophosphatase: MHPRSSARTHGYIDVIRRSLASARRRSLDTPGLRPAAVLVPLYLREAREHLVFTLRTDRVEYHKGQISFPGGAVDPEDRDRVATALRESREEIGLEAADVEVLGLLDDLPATRSGFCITPVVGLIRKSPYPFMANPAEVAEILLLPLSWLLEPAHMQQRSLRDEAGHVWVDFAFEWNGRVIWGATGRILKGFLDRIRAGMADE, encoded by the coding sequence ATGCATCCGCGGTCATCCGCACGCACACACGGCTACATCGACGTGATCCGGCGCTCGCTGGCCTCGGCCCGGCGCAGGTCCCTGGATACGCCTGGCCTTCGGCCCGCCGCGGTGTTGGTCCCGCTTTACCTCCGTGAAGCCCGGGAGCACCTGGTCTTTACCCTGCGGACGGATCGCGTGGAGTACCACAAGGGCCAGATCTCGTTCCCGGGGGGCGCTGTCGATCCGGAGGACCGGGACCGGGTGGCCACGGCGTTGCGGGAAAGCCGCGAAGAGATAGGGCTCGAGGCCGCCGACGTCGAGGTCTTGGGGCTGCTGGACGACCTGCCCGCCACCCGCAGCGGCTTCTGCATCACCCCCGTGGTGGGGCTCATCCGCAAGAGTCCCTACCCCTTCATGGCGAACCCCGCCGAGGTGGCGGAGATCCTGCTGCTGCCGCTCTCCTGGCTTTTGGAACCCGCCCACATGCAACAGCGCTCGCTTCGGGACGAGGCGGGGCACGTGTGGGTGGACTTTGCGTTCGAGTGGAACGGCCGCGTCATATGGGGTGCTACGGGCCGCATCCTGAAGGGATTCCTTGACCGGATCCGGGCCGGCATGGCGGACGAGTAG